A genomic region of Denticeps clupeoides chromosome 9, fDenClu1.1, whole genome shotgun sequence contains the following coding sequences:
- the LOC114796830 gene encoding histone H2B: MPEPAKSAPKKGSKKAVTKTAAKGGKKRRKSRKESYAIYVYKVLKQVHPDTGISSKAMGIMNSFVNDIFERIAGEASRLAHYNKRSTISSREIQTAVRLLLPGELAKHAVSEGTKAVTKYTSSK, translated from the coding sequence ATGCCTGAACCCGCCAAGTCCGCGCCCAAGAAGGGCTCCAAGAAAGCCGTGACCAAGACGGCCGCCAAGGGAGGAAAGAAGCGCAGAAAGTCCAGGAAGGAGAGCTACGCCATCTACGTGTACAAGGTGCTGAAGCAGGTCCACCCCGACACCGGCATCTCCTCCAAGGCGATGGGCATCATGAACTCCTTCGTCAACGACATCTTCGAGCGCATCGCTGGCGAGGCTTCTCGTCTGGCGCATTACAACAAGCGCTCCACCATCTCGTCCAGGGAGATCCAGACCGCCGTCCGCCTGCTGCTCCCCGGAGAGCTGGCTAAACACGCGGTGTCTGAGGGAACCAAGGCGGTGACCAAATACACCAGCTCCAAGTAA
- the LOC114796818 gene encoding histone H1-like, with product MAEEAPAPAAAAPPKSPKKKAAAKKPKKAGPGAVELIVKAVSASKERSGVSLAALKKALAAGGYDVEKNNSRVKVAIKNLVTKGTLVQTKGTGASGSFKLNKNQAEPKKKAAAKKAAPKAKKAAAKKPAAAKKSPKKVAAKKPAAKKSPKKVKKPAAAAKKAATKSPKKAAKKPAAAKKAAKSPKKAKVAKPKAAKPRSSKPKKAAAKKK from the coding sequence ATGGCAGAAgaagctccagctccagcggcCGCGGCGCCGCCAAAGTCGCCCAAGAAGAAGGCCGCGGCCAAGAAGCCCAAGAAGGCGGGACCCGGCGCCGTCGAGCTGATCGTCAAAGCCGTGTCCGCTTCCAAGGAGCGGAGCGGAGTGTCTCTGGCCGCCCTGAAGAAGGCGCTGGCTGCCGGCGGCTACGACGTGGAGAAGAACAACTCCCGGGTCAAGGTGGCCATCAAGAACCTGGTCACCAAGGGGACTCTGGTGCAGACCAAGGGCACCGGCGCCTCGGGCTCCTTCAAGCTGAACAAGAACCAGGCGGAGCCCAAGAAGAAGGCCGCCGCCAAGAAGGCGGCTCCTAAGGCGAAGAAGGCGGCCGCGAAGAAGCCCGCCGCGGCCAAGAAGTCGCCCAAGAAGGTCGCGGCGAAGAAGCCCGCCGCCAAGAAGTCGCCCAAGAAAGTCAAGAAGCCCGCGGCAGCAGCCAAGAAGGCGGCGACCAAGAGTCCCAAGAAAGCAGCCAAGAAGCCCGCCGCAGCCAAGAAAGCGGCCAAGAGTCCCAAAAAGGCGAAGGTCGCCAAACCCAAAGCGGCCAAACCCAGAAGCAGCAAACCGAAGAAGGCGGCGGCCAAGAAGAAGTAA